The region CTATTTGAATCGAATAGAAAGTTTTTAAATGGTTGAGGTATGATTTTAATTTAATATTAGGTTACATGGAGATTTTTTAAAATGAAATATAAATTGGTATTTACAATTTTTCTATCTGTTTTTCTGCTTGTAATTTGCAGTGCAGCGTCAGCAGCAAATACCACTTATAACTATACAACAGATGATGATTTTAAGAAAGGTAATTTAACTGGTTTGAATGTTTCTGATAATCAGTTACAGCTTTCTAATAATTCTTCTTCGTCTAATTATCCGTTTATTTGGGTTCCAAACAGTAACGAAGGTACAGTATCAAAAGTTAACACTATAACTGGATTAGAAATAGCTCGGTATCGTACTGGGCCTTATACTTATGCTAATCCTTCTAGAACTACTGTTGATTTAGAGGGTAGTTGTTGGGTTGGTAATCGTAATATTGGTAGTGCAGTTAAAATAGGGCTCTTTGAAAATGGAGGATATCTTGATCGTAATAATAACGGTATTATTGAAACTTCTCGCGATTTAAATGGTGATGGTGTTATTATGAACACAAAGGATCCTGTAACTGGTGCAGATATTATTGAAATACTCCCATGGGGACAGGATGAATGTGTACTGTGGGAAGTTATTTTGATTCCAGGTAGTGAGGGTAATTATACTCCTGGAAGTTATAAAGGGACTTATGCTAACGATTATTATAATCCAGGGCCAAGAGGATTGGCTATTGACTCTCAAAATAATATATGGATTGGAACTTATGGAACACAAAAATATTATTACATCAACGGTTCAACTGGCCAAATAATAAGGACAGTAAATGTTTCATCAGTAAATCACAGTCCTTATGGTGCTGTTATTGATCAAAATGGGATTTTATGGTCTTCTGGAAATACAGGAAATAATGTTTTAAGATTAGACACTTCAAATGATTCATTTACAAGAATTAATGTTCCGCACACAGCTTATGGATTAGCATTGGATAGAAATAACCATTTATTTGTTTCAGGATTAAATTATTATAGAATTACTAGAATAAATATTCTTACAGGCATAATTGAGTGGACTAAAACTGCAGCTTATGCTCAGGGAATTACAGTTACTGATGATGGCGATATTTGGTCTGCTAACAATGTACAGGGTACTGTAACTCGTTATTCTAATAATGGTGATATTAAAGCAACAATACCTGTTGGAAATACCCCTACAGGAGTTTCTGCCGATAACCAGGGTAAATTATGGGTGGTGGATAATGGCGATGAATACATTCACCGTATTAACCCTGAAAAAGTTAATTCAGAGGATATCGTAAACGGAATTGAATTATCTAAAAGACTCGTTGGAGGTACTCATTACGGTTACAGTGATATGACTGGGGTGCTTTCTAACACCATCACCAGTAATAAAGGTACCTGGCGAGTAATTCATGATTCTGAGGTTAATAATGTGCTTTGGGGGGCAATATCTTGGAATAGTTTTGAACCGCAGGGTACTAGAATAACTGTAAGAGCGAGAAGCTCTAATGATAAAACAAATTGGTCAGCATGGGAAGATGTGACTAATGGTGTTCTTCTTGGTTTAACACCACGGGGCAGGTTTTTAGAGGTGAATGTTGAATTTGAAAGGTTTAAAGGTAGTGTTTCTCCTGTGCTTTATGATTTAAGTGTTAGGACTTTAAGTGCTGATGTCACTTTGACAAACACTATAGATAATCCCACACCAAAACTGGGAGATACAGTTAGATTCATTACAGTGGTAACTAATACTGGTTTGGACCCTGCCACTAATCTTCGGATTTATCCTCAAATACCAACTGGATTTACACCAGAAAACCCATCACATGGCTCTCTTGTTAATAATGTGTGGATTGTAGGTACATTAAATCCTGGTGAAATGGCTGTTTTAGAAGTTAAGGGTGTTGTGACTTCAGATCTTACAAGCAGGAATATTGTTTATAATGCCAGTGAAACACATGAAGAATATGACCCTACTCCTTCTTCTTCATCAAGTGCTGGTTTTTATGTTCCTGTTTCTAATATAGAGCTTGTAAGCGGCACAGTGAATGGTAAGCCAACCTTATTTGTGAGAAATAATGGTCCTGATCATGCTTTTAATGTGGGTGTGCAAACTTCTCTTCCTGGAGGTGCTACTTCCAATACTTCTCAGGGTTTTTATAGTAGTGGATTGTGGTATGTGGGATCTCTTGCTTCTGGTGCTGTTGCTTCATTGAGTTTGAATTTTCCAACTTCAAATATAGGTGCACCTGTTAATGTGGTTTCTGGTTATAAGAAAACCTCGAAGAGGAGTAGGTATGGTAGTAAATGGGATTATTCAGCACAGCGTGGTAATATTCCACCACCAAATAGAAAGAAGGGTAGTTCTGTGCCTATGCAGGATACAGGGGTGCCTTTGAATTTTTCAGGCATTGCTATTTTGTTTATTTTCTTTGCAGCTTATCTTAATAAAAATAATGATAAAATCAGGCCAAATAAATGGCTTGCATTGTTTATAGTATTGTTTTTTGCACTGCTTTTAGTGGGTAATGTAAGTGCTGCAGACCCTGGAACTTATAATTCTACAGATGATTTTAATAAAGGAGTTTATAATAATGTGAATGGTTCTGAGGGTAAATTACAGTTATATAATTCATCTAATTCTGCTGGAAATTATATTTGGGTTCCTAACAGTAATCAGGGTACAGTATCTAAGGTTGATGTGCGTACAGGTCAGGAAGTGGCTCGGTATAGGACAAATCCTGGTGCAGGGGCGTCTCCTTCAAGGATTGTTGTTGATGGTCAAGGCTGCTGCTGGGTTTCTAATAGGGTGACAGGTTCTCTTGTTAAAATTGGTTTATATGAAAATAAGGGTTACATTGACCGTAATAATAATGGAAAAATCGAAACATCCAGGGATTTGGATAATAATGGTATTATAACTGATAATGAGATTTTAAACTGGGGTCAAGATGAATGTGTTTTGTATGAAGTGATTTTAATACCAGGCAAGGAAGGAGTGTATAAACCTGGTGATTACAAGGGAGGTTATGCTAATTATGGGATGGGTATAAGTTCTCTGATTTTAGATGCAGATGGTAATATCTGGGCAGGGCATAATGAAAACAAGACTTTTTATTATATTAATGGTTCAAATGGCCAGATATTAAGGACGGTGGATATTTCATCCTATAATCACGCGTCATCATATGCTGTAATGGATAATAATGGGGTGATATGGTCTGGTGGTAACAATTTACTGCGTTTAGATACAGTTACTGGGTCTGTGGCGGTTAAAGATGTGGGATATGTTATTTATACTCTTGCTTTAGATAATGATGAGCATCTTTATATTTATGGTTATTATCCTGCGTTTTGGCCCAATAACAGGTTTTCCCGGTTGAACACAACTTCTGGAAATATTGATTGGACTAAAACACTTTCTTATATGCATTGGGGGTCTATTTTAATAGGTTCTGATGGCGATGTTTGGCTTGCTGAATATTATGACCACTGGTTTTATGGAAAAACAGGTAGATTAACCAGATATTCTCATAATGGGGATGTAATAGCTAATATTCAACAAGGATTAACATTTTCTGGGCTGAGTAGGGATAGTAATGGTAAAATATGGGTTATAGATTCTGCTGATAATTATATTCATCGTGTTGACCCTGAAATTAATGGTGTGGACCTTTCTAAACTTTTGCCTTCCACTGCCCATGCAGTATCAGGTACAATGACTTCTCCATATTTAAACAGTTATGATAGAGGTACCTGGAATGTAATCCACGATTCAGGGATTGAAAACGCTTATTGGGGCACTATCGGCTGGAATGGTTACGAGCCACAAGGCACAAAAATAACAGTGCGTGCAAGAAGTTCTAATGATAAATCAAGCTGGTCGGCTTGGGAAGATGTGATTAATGGGGCTAATTTAAGGTTAACTCCAAGTGGAAGATATTTGGATGTGGAGGTTGTTCTTGAGAGGTTTAGTGGTACTTATTTGCCTGTGGTTTATGATTTAACCGTTAAAAATGTGGATTCGAATGTTTTAAGTGCTGATCTGGGCATAACAATCACAGGTAATGCAAGTAGTTTAAATCCAGGGGATACAGTAAAATTAACCTTACAAGCTGTGAATAATGGTCCCAATACGGCGAATGTAAAAGTAAATTATAAAATACCTTTTGGTTTGAAGTTACTGAGCAGTCAAGGACAAGGAACATATGATTCAAGTCTTGGTGTTTGGAGTATAGGTAATTTACAGGTTGGTGGCAGTGCAGCATTAGAATTAGTTTTACAAGCGGTTGATTCTGGTTATTTTGTGAATGTGGTTAGTGTTAATGGTGATTTACCAGTTACAAAGAGTATTAGTTCAACTTCTACTGGTGTGGTTAGGTTTTGGTCTGCAGGAGCTTCTTCAGGAATGTATGATCCTAATCCCGGTAATAATGGGGCGAATTACGGGGTTAATTCCCTGAATCCAGCTAATATTCCTGATAATTTGAATAAATATCCTTACAACTTCCCAGATAATATTGTACCTCCTACTCCAGATACTCCGCCAACTCCACCTCAAAAGCCTGATGATCAAAACCCACCAGAACAGCAACCTTCAAGTAGAGTTGGACAAGATATTTTAACTGTTAGAGAAAATGTTTCAGCTCAATATAATACAGGAGATGAAACAGATTATGCATCAGAATTTTTAAAACTTTTTTTAGAAGTGGGATCATTCCCAGATGACTTGTTAGTGCCCCCAATATTATATGGCCTGCTAAAAAAGGTAATGAAGCCTTTTATTAATGAAGGAAAGAAACTTTTCAATGCAGCTGATTCTAAAACAGAGTATCTTGCGGCAGCTGTTTTAGCTTGTAGTGCTGCTATAATTGCTACAGGCTTCATCTCAGCTATGTTATTATATATATGGTACATTATTTTAAGCTTTAAGTCATTAATGGATAAACATAATGATAAAGAACGTAAACCATGAAGTACTAATTATGATGGGAAGAGAATCATGTCAGAGAATATTCAAATAGATAAAATGGTTGGAGGTTTGTGTTTCTATATAATGATGTTAGAAAATCGTAGATGTCCCGTACCAGTGGGAGTTGGTCCATATCCTTTTAAAACCGTTTTTGAACTGTTATTTACGAATAAACGAAATTATTTCGTTAAAAATAATCCTGAGTTATATAAACAAACCCGAAAAACTTTGGATGCTTTTTTTAAAGATGATTTAAAGGATGATGTTAAAAATAAAAGATTATGTTCTTACTCTTTGGATATTTGGATATTTTCAGTATTAGGAGTATCCACAGCAGCCATAATATTATTCAATTTAAGTCTTTTTAACACTCTTTTATTTGGATTTATAATAGCAGTGCCTAGTTTCTATTTATTCCTTGCTTGGAATAATACAACTTATAGGCGTATTTTGGGGAAAAAATACGATAATGATATTAAAAGGGTTGTGCAGGAGCTTATTGATTATGGAATTGTATTTATTAGGGAGAATGATTTGGATTTGAATCAATTTCCTCTTAAGTTAAGACATGATGATTATGAAGGTTTAAATTACAAAAAGAAGGGTAAAAATAATTATGTGGGGTTTTTTGAAAAATGAAGGGTAAGGAAATTCTTTTAATCATTGTATTTTATTTATTAGTAATTGGACAGACAATCAAGTTTTTTTATTTCCCAAATTCGGCTTTAAGTATCATTCGTCAAGATTTTTTGCCATATGTATTTTTCATAAAAATTATAATGATTTTAATTGTATTTAGTTTAATACCGAGTTTTTATGTAGTTAGAAAGGCATTTAAAGAAAAATGGACAATAGAGCTTGAAAATAATTTTATTAAATTGATTATGGGCTTTTCAGTGATACCTCCTTTAATGGCGTTAATCAATAATTTTACAGGAGATATACTATTTTCAGCATTTTTACTTGTTTACGGCGTTATATTTACTGTGATAGCTTATAGATTTAGAGATGTATGATGAATATGAGCAATTTAATTATTAGGAGGTATTATGGGACTCTTAGAAAAAATTGAACAAATGGCTGACGAAAAAGAACGGGAAAGAGGAATTAAGGATATTAATAGACTTTTTAGTTATCTTGAGGGTTGTGATGTTGAAGGTTTGGATGAGGTTTTAGTAGAAATTAAGGATATGAAAGAATCGGGGCTTTATATTGAATTGATTGATGCTGTTAATTTGGAGAATGATGTTTCGAGGGAAAGGGTTTTTGATTTGGATGAGTTGCTTCAAGTGCGGATATTGAAACTTGCCAGGGATAATTTAATGTTTGGTGGATTTTTTGCCATTATTATTGGCCGTTCTTTGGTAACTGCCAAACAGTTTCTTTCTATTTATAGTTTTATTGAGTTTACTATTGCATGTTTATAAATAGAGCCACAAATTGGGATGATTTTTTAAATATTTACTTTAGTCGGCTTGATGAACGAATTATATTTGCTTTAGATGATTTTGATAGTGTGAATCTCAATGAGCTACCTGAACCTACTCCAGAATATTTTCAAGCACTTAAAAAAATCAAATGGGAAGACAAAAACACTAAAGAATTATACAAAAAATTAATGGATATAATGTTTGAAGTAATGTATTTTGTTTTGGATTATCCTGATTTAGGCGAAAGAGTGGGGTCGCTTTCTACTTATAGGTCTACAGAGGATCTTTTTATTTTGACTCTTGCTGGTTGTAGCGCGGTGAATGATAGTAGGCAAAAGATTGAAGAAAAAGATGTGGTTAGGGCGTATAAAACTTTTTTTAAGTTGATTAAGACTGATGTGACTGAGTATAAAGCTATTCCTGAGAGAATTAGAAATATTGAAGGCTATACTCCTCAACAGAGTGAAGGTTATCTTATATGTGGAAAATGTAACAGTTACTACCAATTACAGCCAGATGAATCACCAAATGATTTTTCAGACACCTGTGAGTGTGGTGGTAAATTAAAATATAAAAAAGAGTTATAAAGAAAAAAAATTAAGATCATTCCTCATCAATCATATTCTCGAAGTCATCAAAAACAACATCTAATCCGCACATGCTGGGCACATAATTGGCAGCTTTAGCTGAATCA is a window of Methanobacterium sp. DNA encoding:
- a CDS encoding DUF11 domain-containing protein translates to MKYKLVFTIFLSVFLLVICSAASAANTTYNYTTDDDFKKGNLTGLNVSDNQLQLSNNSSSSNYPFIWVPNSNEGTVSKVNTITGLEIARYRTGPYTYANPSRTTVDLEGSCWVGNRNIGSAVKIGLFENGGYLDRNNNGIIETSRDLNGDGVIMNTKDPVTGADIIEILPWGQDECVLWEVILIPGSEGNYTPGSYKGTYANDYYNPGPRGLAIDSQNNIWIGTYGTQKYYYINGSTGQIIRTVNVSSVNHSPYGAVIDQNGILWSSGNTGNNVLRLDTSNDSFTRINVPHTAYGLALDRNNHLFVSGLNYYRITRINILTGIIEWTKTAAYAQGITVTDDGDIWSANNVQGTVTRYSNNGDIKATIPVGNTPTGVSADNQGKLWVVDNGDEYIHRINPEKVNSEDIVNGIELSKRLVGGTHYGYSDMTGVLSNTITSNKGTWRVIHDSEVNNVLWGAISWNSFEPQGTRITVRARSSNDKTNWSAWEDVTNGVLLGLTPRGRFLEVNVEFERFKGSVSPVLYDLSVRTLSADVTLTNTIDNPTPKLGDTVRFITVVTNTGLDPATNLRIYPQIPTGFTPENPSHGSLVNNVWIVGTLNPGEMAVLEVKGVVTSDLTSRNIVYNASETHEEYDPTPSSSSSAGFYVPVSNIELVSGTVNGKPTLFVRNNGPDHAFNVGVQTSLPGGATSNTSQGFYSSGLWYVGSLASGAVASLSLNFPTSNIGAPVNVVSGYKKTSKRSRYGSKWDYSAQRGNIPPPNRKKGSSVPMQDTGVPLNFSGIAILFIFFAAYLNKNNDKIRPNKWLALFIVLFFALLLVGNVSAADPGTYNSTDDFNKGVYNNVNGSEGKLQLYNSSNSAGNYIWVPNSNQGTVSKVDVRTGQEVARYRTNPGAGASPSRIVVDGQGCCWVSNRVTGSLVKIGLYENKGYIDRNNNGKIETSRDLDNNGIITDNEILNWGQDECVLYEVILIPGKEGVYKPGDYKGGYANYGMGISSLILDADGNIWAGHNENKTFYYINGSNGQILRTVDISSYNHASSYAVMDNNGVIWSGGNNLLRLDTVTGSVAVKDVGYVIYTLALDNDEHLYIYGYYPAFWPNNRFSRLNTTSGNIDWTKTLSYMHWGSILIGSDGDVWLAEYYDHWFYGKTGRLTRYSHNGDVIANIQQGLTFSGLSRDSNGKIWVIDSADNYIHRVDPEINGVDLSKLLPSTAHAVSGTMTSPYLNSYDRGTWNVIHDSGIENAYWGTIGWNGYEPQGTKITVRARSSNDKSSWSAWEDVINGANLRLTPSGRYLDVEVVLERFSGTYLPVVYDLTVKNVDSNVLSADLGITITGNASSLNPGDTVKLTLQAVNNGPNTANVKVNYKIPFGLKLLSSQGQGTYDSSLGVWSIGNLQVGGSAALELVLQAVDSGYFVNVVSVNGDLPVTKSISSTSTGVVRFWSAGASSGMYDPNPGNNGANYGVNSLNPANIPDNLNKYPYNFPDNIVPPTPDTPPTPPQKPDDQNPPEQQPSSRVGQDILTVRENVSAQYNTGDETDYASEFLKLFLEVGSFPDDLLVPPILYGLLKKVMKPFINEGKKLFNAADSKTEYLAAAVLACSAAIIATGFISAMLLYIWYIILSFKSLMDKHNDKERKP